The following nucleotide sequence is from Gammaproteobacteria bacterium.
GCGCCGTCCGTCCTGTCGATCACCTTCGCGGCAATCTGGTTGCTCGCCCGATCCTTCACGCCGACCACGGGAACCTTGCCGACCGGCCCGCGACCGGCCTTCAACTTGTCCTTTTCGTGCTTGTTCTTTTCCAGACCACCGATATAGGCCTCGTCAACCTCAATCGGGCCCGCGAACGGCGACTTGCCATCGTCCCACGCCTCGCGGAGACGATGCGCGAGAAACCATGCCGCCTTCTGGCTGATGCCGAGATCGCGGTGCAGCTCGGGGCCGGAAAATCAAGGGGTTTGGTTACGATTCGCCATAATCTCCTTCCAAAGCGGCCATCGGCCGGCCCTGCCGGTCGCAGAGCACGTAGTCGGACCTCGTGCCGTCGGGCAGCGTGTGCTCGAAGAGAACACTCGAACCATCCGTCAGATTCCAGTCCGCGTCGTGCATCAGATCGTCGATCTTGACGCGGGAGAAGGCTTCGGTCTTGGCGCTCATGCCCCTGCCCAAGGGTCCACGAGCTCGATCCCCATGTCCTCGAAATCGCGAACGTTGCGCGTCGCCAGCCTCATGCGGCGAGCCGCCGCGATGGCCGCGATCTGGCAATCCGCCGAAGCCACGGGACGCCCGGCGGAGCGGCGCGCGGCGGCAATGTAACCGTAGGCACGGGCGGCATCCCTGTCGAACGGGAGCACGCGGTCCTCGAAGGCGTCCCTCAGCATCGCCTCGATCTTTAAGAAGAGCGTCTCGCGTCGTCGGCCCATCGGCAGGATGGCGGCACCGTAGCGCAACTCCGCTTCACTCACGGCCGAAAGGAACAGGTCCTCCACGGGATGGCCCGAGACCCAGCGTGCGACGGAGGGTTCGGGAGATTCGCGCATCAACTCTGAGACGACGTTGGTGTCGAGCAGCATGGACATCGCTTTCGGACCTACTCGAAGGACGGCGGCTCACGCGCTGGATCGCGGTCGGGCAACTCCAGATCCACCCCGTTTTCC
It contains:
- a CDS encoding type II toxin-antitoxin system VapC family toxin, whose translation is MSMLLDTNVVSELMRESPEPSVARWVSGHPVEDLFLSAVSEAELRYGAAILPMGRRRETLFLKIEAMLRDAFEDRVLPFDRDAARAYGYIAAARRSAGRPVASADCQIAAIAAARRMRLATRNVRDFEDMGIELVDPWAGA